One genomic window of Corticium candelabrum chromosome 21, ooCorCand1.1, whole genome shotgun sequence includes the following:
- the LOC134196430 gene encoding E3 ubiquitin-protein ligase RNF213-like, with product MQIIRSNLRGGDSPIVYFKKLPQVIVVSYQGSESSTSEGINMIFKKAESLVHTNSIPVVLLDEVGLAELSKSKPLKVLHSRLEAHTKDGRIDGINEQKLNVGVVGISNWELDASKMNRAIQLSRPEPDLDDLTKTGLEISKELTGKTAAVPRQYISQLATGYADYMKSQQFVNFHGLRDYYCLVKQTSGAYASQSTTSDRRLRKLKAIFRNFGGLETTSNVDPCQIIGKTCQVDFPEIPAALDLIKENLEDLSARHLLLISNGDSAIDLLQYTLEGTGFEPVVIYGSKFDYDTDEQSEQYNYRILSRIILYMETGKTLVLKDLESIYGSLYDLLNQSYTEVMGKKNCRIAHGPYSSPLCPVHDHFRCIVLQDIADVAKADPPFLNRFEKQLLRFDDVLNDHQVILVKRMQEYLIMSVNYKYSSESKSSKTNSTEFTIQDAIAGMHCDLLPSLVYKLTGKKSQMEIGFSFATDKIIVYCLKSLLRISTMDFALRLSMSKLGEEHGEWLDDLQHEYFEMPQLSGLKACINNRCCDQPLSAIIMTYSNVHTNIEAIIDPLKPLVVRLSSVKSEEQFLELIRPFWNSTAHVLAVQCIPGADSNHVLYAKFVLDQMRKERLRMSNVPNISAKHICIIMHVDRNIMENLDPNSTNYVDSFSRRPDKWQFNFLCGWDLIFIDQLEQPNFCAKAALSKSIPELYAENLVDSRKIAKENLGWCLWCMRWPKNCSFKDVQQVQNKILSSEIMMNKIRIFVCNYLTTEIISNDTQWLVKLAFNKQQLALYGSLQRAAETYVVEQFRNAMAKFLYVVLKECLLDTLLNWFDEATHDNAESHKVFERLLEKMISSQMRKLPNPSGIECYSLSMMPLCLKFPFSFILYKKMRDNIFSVIDDNDSDDTQDPTFAAKEVQKTVFSEVVAAYVRPAWQHYEDDFYTICSYELGLSPDSLRWVYGKLLHLPTIGTKSKVADLERLIQPADLHWLLENQETTIRGLTALYKASLVLNINEFSECSTGVEKMVEIVCKNLVCMDKSVVKCGCLVNWDNLARYVLSVIYEMDDIAVSSEVLALIILSEFVSSVAIPFHVANDTVFMLANTVQLALPDELHSTNFIQQLQIVLLDSEVYGRASESDAKTAVAGFLNNALFRLLDDNNYRVILLALANSYTSPGAALLLSQCMEVYVAEKKLDLTSLLTNDAINIVKQNSFFQALDDCIKSTAVKNDVSSTEIAAQQPLTTGTVNEAKTVYLLDGWFSVLCCSIFENKFYRSLVESINTDKMSSLLRHAGGIIANPAPTVTFVNAIAVIRAILSRCGHLLADEMQNPGLSHKHLIETTNKLLEQSDELGLHEEMRYLMLRPARRCVALNNIAEKLSVESKYSESYSWTRQVDLRDVPFDEPCGFNPFSYLHSYWHVDGVMKAAIRRGAREEFRKLLVESTKSAELFRSVTANIASYLTLQGSKSRLSSEENSFIDWLTQPDAGSNMLLSTVVRSLLSPYPFSPFYSEHIDGQQNVVYRTSVMVRLLVLLLPKPDRQLPFYTYLTDLVAAQKQFVITCYREAQISLTSRQGSGGISDAVTAFCVCQYRTMSYSSGFAARCSKCPLPSCGKKLPNNVCGDCPTVQQKIVNYEAGYSSVISWDQDSLQFTSPVSFFVLRCLLHMTVMVGLSAKFYDREAASIFLFKNGNVPLEEILRFLDSTVETDWQTLRTALAITDENLALLFHSILQKLEMCKMTELRVSRLTSPKARARWEKHFAQLIQPLLKNVKRTVKEHRRSLNISAQKFHTPAQEAVEESSVPLLRKCGNLRCGKNFFRHCASPSIDDMYATLTANDRLKKKHAFLWLVICSAPYLKLIKLMRPLLAWVNEVYKVSSFQLSRRNAMKLPQNFIKVFYEHESDQANIRTKFEDFCSAWRAVAKLELIPVEGFPLDQNLSEINPGREIGYSCLGTSGNGCYLFTILSFLVDIQNRFLSEVETLLETTPECTSLTYLRCHHTSIGHVFPRVALQKCNPLSAPDILEFEWPEHLLYRSTICCEYGKGDEVDYDFFSIEKNLVTSLQLTGKSYLCFDGDSIEPFPYAGELCRNFSRILAEVEEKSSEQIELSQELTETIKLTVDPSTYGKILASLELLFCHVKRAESVDKNDTLQYYFQFWLKDHTPQALLVNEQTKKQVCVKHVINVYLLIEELQADNVLSSLPTEFTKPLQDSSKVQIRKLGNYKSAFLSALRRFMFRNLMEPDGSIEPTEPLLQYFHQLEWAKSFKEVSTVKSLFSDDILLENALDLYRLLKQLIEDERSSTTARLSRDHRRKRDKTSRGKLF from the exons ATGCAGATTATTCGCAGTAACTTGCGGGGAGGAGACAGTCCCATCGTTTACTTCAAGAAACTACCACAGGTTATTGTAGTTTCTTATCAAGGATCGGAATCCTCTACGTCAGAAGGAATAAACATGATATTTAAGAAAGCAGAATCTCTTGTTCACACCAACTCGATTCCAGTTGTTCTACTAGATGAAGTTGGTTTAGCTGAGTTATCCAAGTCCAAGCCTTTGAAAGTTTTGCACAGCAGACTCGAAGCACACACGAAAGACGGTCGCATAGATGGAATAAACGAGCAGAAACTGAATGTAGGAGTAGTCGGTATTTCCAACTGGGAACTAGATGCTTCGAAGATGAACCGTGCTATTCAGTTGTCTCGTCCTGAACCTGACTTAGACGATCTCACTAAAACTGGTTTAGAAATTAGTAAAGAATTGACTGGAAAAACTGCTGCAGTTCCTAGGCAATACATTAGTCAACTTGCCACAGGATACGCCGATTACATGAAAAGTCAACAGTTCGTCAACTTCCACGGTCTTCGCGATTACTACTGTTTAGTAAAACAGACCAGCGGGGCTTATGCAAGTCAATCGACCACGAGTGATAGAAGGCTTCGAAAGCTAAAAGCAATTTTTAGAAATTTTGGTGGCTTGGAAACGACATCGAATGTTGATCCTTGTCAAATCATTGGGAAAACTTGTCAGGTCGACTTTCCTGAAATACCAGCTGCACTTGATTTGATCAAAGAGAACTTGGAAGACTTGTCTGCTAGACATCTTCTACTCATTTCAAACGGAGACTCTGCTATTGATCTCTTACAATATACCCTAGAAGGGACAGGCTTTGAACCGGTTGTTATTTACGGAAGCAAGTTTGACTATGACACCGACGAGCAATCGGAACAGTACAATTACAGAATATTGAGCAGAATTATATTATACATGGAAACAGGAAAAACTCTGGTGTTGAAAGATCTAGAAAGCATTTACGGTAGTTTATATGATCTGCTTAATCAAAGCTACACAGAAGTCATGGGGAAAAAGAATTGTCGCATTGCTCACGGACCATATTCTAGTCCTCTTTGTCCTGTTCACGATCATTTTCGTTGCATCGTGTTACAAGATATAGCTGACGTCGCAAAGGCGGATCCACCATTTCTTAATCGGTTTGAAAAGCAGCTTTTGAGGTTTGACGATGTCCTAAACGACCATCAAGTTATTCTCGTCAAGCGAATGCAAGAATATCTTATCATGTCGGTAAACTACAAATACAGTTCTGAATCTAAATCTAGTAAGACGAATTCAACAGAGTTTACTATTCAAGACGCTATTGCTGGCATGCATTGTGATCTACTTCCGTCCTTGGTTTATAAGCTAACCGGAAAAAAATCTCAAATGGAAATTGGATTCTCTTTCGCAACTGATAAAATCATTGTGTATTGTCTAAAATCACTTCTTCGAATTTCTACAATGGATTTCGCTTTGAGACTGAGCATGTCAAAACTAGGCGAAGAACACGGAGAATGGTTAGACGATCTTCAACATGAATATTTTGAAATGCCTCAACTTAGTGGACTAAAAGCTTGCATTAACAATCGCTGTTGTGATCAACCGCTGAGTGCAATTATTATGACATACTCAAACGTCCACACAAACATTGAAGCCATCATTGATCCACTAAAGCCACTAGTTGTTCGTCTAAGTTCCGTAAAGTCAGAAGAGCAGTTTTTAGAATTGATTAGACCATTTTGGAATTCCACGGCCCACGTATTGGCTGTCCAGTGTATTCCTGGCGCAGACAGCAATCATGTGTTGTATGCGAAGTTTGTCCTTGATCAAATGAGAAAAGAAAGACTTCGCATGTCTAACGTACCAAACATCAGCGCAAAGCACATCTGCATTATTATGCACGTTGATAGAAACATTATGGAAAATCTTGATCCTAATAGTACCAACTACGTGGACTCATTCTCTCGGCGCCCTGATAAGTGGCAGTTCAACTTTCTTTGTGGTTGGGATTTGATATTTATTGATCAATTAGAACAACCGAACTTTTGTGCTAAAGCTGCGTTATCTAAGAGTATTCCGGAACTGTATGCTGAAAATTTGGTAGATTCACGCAAGATAGCAAAAGAAAATCTTGGCTGGTGCTTATGGTGCATGAGATGGCCTAAAAACTGTTCTTTCAAGGATGTGCAACAAGTTCAGAACAAAATTTTGTCTTCCGAAATCATGATGAACAAGATTCGCATCTTTGTTTGTAATTATCTGACAACTGAAATTATTTCTAATGACACACAGTGGTTGGTCAAGCTGGCATTTAACAAGCAGCAACTGGCGCTTTACGGAAGTCTTCAAAGAGCAGCCGAAACATACGTCGTGGAACAGTTTCGCAATGCAATGGCAAAGTTTCTGTACGTTGTTTTAAAAGAATGTCTTTTAGATACTCTCCTAAATTGGTTTGATGAAGCAACTCACGACAATGCAGAGTCACACAAGGTTTTTGAAAGGCTACTAGAAAAGATGATCTCTTCGCAAATGAGAAAGCTTCCCAATCCTTCTGGAATCGAGTGTTATAGTTTATCTATGATGCCATTGTGTCTTAAGTTTCCATTTAGTTTCATTCTCTACAAGAAGATGAGAGACAATATTTTTAGTGTCATTGATGATAATGATTCTGATGATACACAAGATCCAACATTTGCTGCAAAGGAAGTCCAAAAGACAGTTTTCTCAGAAGTAGTTGCTGCATACGTAAGACCTGCATGGCAACACTACGAAGATGACTTTTATACAATATGCAGTTATGAACTTGGATTGTCACCCGACTCTTTGCGGTGGGTTTATGGCAAGTTGTTACATTTACCAACTATTGGTACAAAGAGCAAAGTAGCCGACTTGGAGCGTCTGATACAACCAGCAGATCTTCACTGGCTTCTTGAGAATCAAGAAACTACTATTCGAGGATTGACTGCGCTATACAAAGCAAGTCTGGTGCTGAACATAAATGAGTTCAGTGAATGCTCAACAGGAGTTGAAAAAATGGTAGAAATAGTTTGCAAAAACCTTGTGTGTATGGACAAATCTGTTGTCAAATGTGGTTGCTTAGTAAATTGGGACAACTTAGCAAGATATGTCTTGTCTGTAATTTACGAAATGGACGACATTGCTGTTTCCTCTGAAGTCTTGGCTCTGATTATATTGTCAGAATTTGTGTCATCTGTTGCGATTCCGTTTCACGTTGCGAATGATACGGTCTTTATGCTGGCAAATACTGTACAATTAGCTCTGCCCGATGAATTACATTCTACGAATTTTATTCAGCAGCTTCAAATAGTTCTACTAGACAGTGAAGTATATGGAAGAGCATCTGAATCCGATGCCAAGACGGCTGTTGCAGGATTTCTCAATAATGCGTTGTTTCGTCTTCTCGATGACAATAATTACAGAGTTATATTGTTGGCATTGGCAAACTCCTACACTTCTCCTGGAGCTGCTTTACTTTTAAGTCAGTGTATGGAGGTGTACGTTGCTGAGAAAAAACTAGATTTAACCAGTCTTCTAACTAACGACGCTATTAATATTGTAAAGCAGAATTCTTTTTTTCAAGCTCTAGACGATTGCATCAAGTCTACAGCAGTAAAGAATGATGTTTCTAGTACAGAAATTGCTGCACAGCAACCACTGACAACGGGTACTGTTAATGAAGCCAAAACCGTTTATCTCTTGGATGGCTGGTTTTCAGTATTGTGCTGCAGCATATTTGAGAACAAATTTTATAGGTCTTTGGTAGAAAGCATTAATACAGATAAAATGAGTAGCCTGCTGCGACATGCCGGAGGAATAATCGCCAATCCAGCTCCTACCGTTACCTTTGTCAACGCGATTGCTGTCATCCGCGCAATCTTGAGTCGCTGTGGTCATCTCCTTGCTGATGAAATGCAAAATCCGGGTCTATCTCACAAACATTTGATAGagactacaaacaaacttctTGAGCAATCTGATGAACTGGGCCTTCACGAAGAAATGCGGTATCTAATGCTAAGACCGGCCAGAAGATGCGTTGCCCTCAATAACATAGCTGAAAAATTGTCTGTTGAAAGTAAATACTCGGAATCGTACTCATGGACGCGACAAGTCGACTTGAGAGATGTTCCGTTTGATGAGCCTTGCGGATTCAATCCATTCAGCTATTTGCACAGTTACTGGCATGTCGACGGAGTAATGAAAGCGGCTATCAGACGAGGAGCCCGAGAGGAGTTTAGAAAACTTTTGGTTGAATCCACGAAGTCCGCTGAATTATTTCGTTCTGTTACTGCAAATATCGCTAGCTATTTGACACTTCAAGGTAGCAAGTCACGTTTGAGTAGCGAAGAGAATAGTTTTATCGATTGGCTAACGCAGCCTGACGCTGGCAGCAACATGTTACTCTCAACTGTTGTTCGCTCTCTTTTGTCTCCTTATCCGTTTTCGCCGTTTTATAGCGAACATATAGATGGGCAACAAAATGTTGTTTACAGGACGTCTGTCATGGTACGATTACTAGTTTTACTGTTGCCTAAGCCCGACAGACAGTTGCCTTTCTATACCTATTTGACAGATTTGGTTGCTGCCCAAAAGCAATTTGTGATCACTTGTTATCGAGAAGCGCAAATATCACTTACCAGTAGGCAAGGTTCAGGAGGCATTTCTGACGCTGTTACAGCATTTTGCGTTTGTCAATATAGAACGATGTCTTACAGTAGCGGATTTGCTGCAAGGTGTAGCAAATGTCCATTGCCGTCATGTGGCAAGAAACTACCGAACAATGTATGCGGTGATTGCCCTACTGTGCAGcaaaaaattgttaattacGAAGCTGGCTATTCTAGTGTAATTAGTTGGGATCAGGACAGCTTACAATTTACGAGTCCGGTATCGTTCTTTGTATTGCGGTGTCTACTTCACATGACCGTCATGGTGGGGCTGTCGGCCAAATTTTATGACAGGGAAGCTGCTTCAATCTTTCTATTTAAAAATGGTAATGTTCCGCTTGAAGAAATATTGCGATTCCTAGATAGTACAGTTGAAACGGATTGGCAAACTTTGAGAACAGCTTTAGCAATTACAGACGAAAATCTCGCTCTTCTATTTCATTCGATTTTacagaaacttgaaatgtgcaaAATGACTGAGCTCCGCGTCTCGCGATTGACTTCGCCAAAGGCCAGAGCCCGTTGGGAAAAACATTTTGCACAGCTTATTCAGCCGTTACTGAAAAATGTAAAGAGAACGGTAAAAGAGCACCGTCGATCTCTTAACATCTCTGCCCAAAAGTTTCACACTCCTGCACAAGAAGCTGTCGAAGAGTCTTCTGTTCCACTCTTACGGAAATGCGGTAATCTGCGGTGTGGAAAAAATTTTTTCAGACACTGCGCTTCTCCTTCCATTGATGACATGTACGCCACGTTAACCGCAAACGACCGGTTGAAGAAAAAACATGCTTTTCTTTGGCTGGTAATCTGTTCGGCTCCTTACCTAAAACTCATTAAACTGATGAGACCATTGCTAGCTTGGGTTAATGAGGTTTACAAAGTGAGTTCGTTTCAGTTGTCTCGACGAAACGCTATGAAACTTCcacaaaattttattaaagTGTTTTATGAACATGAGTCAGATCAAGCAAACATTCGCACAAAGTTCGAAGACTTCTGCTCGGCATGGAGAGCAGTAGCAAAGCTAGAACTAATTCCTGTCGAGGGTTTTCCGCTAGATCAAAATCTATCAGAGATCAATCCTGGAAGAGAAATAGGCTACAGCTGTCTGGGAACTTCCGGCAATGGCTGCTATTTGTTTACAATTTTGTCATTCTTAGTTGATATTCAAAATCGTTTTCTATCTGAGGTAGAGACATTACTCGAGACAACCCCCGAGTGCACATCGTTGACATATCTTCGTTGTCACCACACCTCTATTGGACATGTGTTTCCGCGTGTCGCGCTTCAGAAATGCAATCCTTTATCAGCACCCGACATACTCGAATTTGAATGGCCCGAACACCTTCTTTATAGGTCTACCATCTGCTGCGAGTATGGCAAAGGCGACGAAGTAGATTACGACTTCTTTTCCATTGAAAAGAATCTGGTCACAAGTTTGCAACTTACCGGAAAATCGTATTTGTGCTTTGATGGCGACAGCATAGAACCATTTCCTTACGCAGGAGAATTGTGTCGAAATTTTTCTCGAATACTTGCGGAAGTCGAAGAAAAGTCTAGTGAACAAATCGAGCTTTCACAGGAACTTACAGAAACAATAAAACTAACTGTCGATCCCTCAACATACGGAAAAATTCTCGCTTCGCTTGAACTTTTGTTCTGTCATGTAAAAAGAGCTGAAAGCGTTGATAAAAATGATACTCTTCAATATTACTTTCAGTTTTGGTTGAAAGATCATACTCCTCAGGCATTGCTTGTCAATGAGCAAACCAAGAAACAGGTTTGCGTAAAGCACGTTATTAACGTTTATCTGCTAATCGAAGAGCTGCAAGCAGACAACGTTCTCTCTTCTCTACCGACTGAGTTCACAAAACCACTTCAAGATTCTAGCAAAGTACAAATCAGAAAACTTGGTAATTACAAGTCTGCCTTCCTAAGTGCTCTTCGACGGTTTATGTTTCGAAATTTAATGGAACCCGATGGGTCGATTGAGCCGACGGAACCACTGCTACAATACTTTCATCAACTAGAATGGGCGAAATCGTTTAAGGAAGTGAGTACTGTAAAGTCTCTTTTCTCAGATGACATTTTACTTGAGAACGCACTCGATCTATATCGGCTGCTGAAACAACTCATCGAG GACGAACGATCAAGTACAACTGCGAGACTATCACGCGACCATCGACGAAAGAGAGACAAGACATCACGTGGCAAACTCTTCTAG